One window of Dyadobacter sandarakinus genomic DNA carries:
- a CDS encoding aminopeptidase P family protein yields MRYAPIDKALFIENRARLVALLKPGSLVILHANDIMPTSADGSMGFRQNPDLFYLTGVDQEETMLVLCPQHPDPKLREVLFVRETNDLIAIWEGEKLTKAQATEVSGIQSIFWTHQFENVFRNIVFQSEQVYLNTNEHTRKDSPVETRESRFLTEFKIKYPLHTLLRLAPLMHALRAIKQPAEIALLQKACDITGQGFERLLKFVKPGVQEFEVEAELLHEFVRNRSRGFAYQPIIASGANACVLHYIQNDRTCEAGDVLLLDVAAEYANYGADLSRSIPVSGRFTPRQREVYDAVLRVFKAAKGMLVAGNLWDEYHQEVGRIMENELIGLQLITREDIEKQDPERPAYQKYFPHGTSHFLGLDIHDVGNKYRRFEAGMVFTCEPGIYIREEKLGIRLENDILITADGNIDLMANIPIEAEEIEELMHR; encoded by the coding sequence ATGCGGTACGCTCCCATTGACAAGGCACTTTTTATTGAAAACCGCGCCCGCCTTGTCGCGCTTCTGAAGCCCGGATCTCTGGTTATCCTCCATGCAAACGACATCATGCCAACCAGTGCCGATGGCAGTATGGGGTTCAGGCAGAATCCCGATCTTTTTTACCTGACGGGCGTAGACCAGGAAGAAACCATGCTCGTACTTTGCCCCCAGCATCCCGACCCTAAGTTGCGTGAGGTGCTGTTTGTACGTGAAACCAATGATCTGATTGCGATATGGGAAGGTGAAAAGCTCACCAAAGCGCAGGCCACGGAAGTATCGGGTATCCAGAGCATTTTCTGGACGCACCAGTTCGAAAATGTCTTCCGCAATATCGTTTTTCAAAGTGAGCAGGTTTACCTCAATACGAATGAACATACCCGCAAAGATTCGCCTGTTGAAACCCGTGAAAGCCGCTTTTTAACAGAATTTAAAATCAAATACCCGCTGCATACGCTACTTAGGCTCGCGCCGCTCATGCATGCACTGCGGGCGATCAAGCAGCCAGCCGAAATTGCACTGCTGCAAAAAGCCTGCGATATCACAGGTCAGGGTTTTGAACGTCTGTTGAAGTTTGTAAAACCGGGCGTGCAGGAGTTTGAGGTGGAGGCCGAGCTTTTGCACGAGTTTGTCCGCAATAGATCGAGGGGATTTGCCTACCAGCCGATCATTGCATCGGGTGCCAATGCTTGCGTGCTGCATTATATCCAGAATGACCGTACCTGTGAGGCTGGCGACGTGCTGCTCCTTGACGTGGCAGCTGAATATGCCAATTACGGGGCCGACCTGAGCCGGAGCATTCCGGTGAGCGGGCGATTCACACCGCGCCAGCGGGAAGTATATGATGCGGTACTGCGTGTTTTTAAAGCAGCGAAAGGAATGCTGGTGGCGGGCAATCTCTGGGACGAATATCATCAGGAAGTTGGCAGGATCATGGAAAATGAGCTGATCGGCCTTCAACTGATAACCAGGGAAGATATTGAAAAACAAGACCCGGAACGGCCTGCCTACCAAAAGTATTTTCCGCACGGTACCTCGCATTTCCTGGGCCTCGACATTCACGATGTTGGTAACAAGTACCGCCGCTTTGAGGCGGGTATGGTATTTACCTGCGAGCCGGGTATTTATATCCGGGAAGAAAAACTGGGTATCCGTCTGGAAAATGACATTCTGATCACCGCTGACGGCAATATTGACCTGATGGCGAATATACCGATCGAAGCGGAGGAAATTGAAGAACTGATGCATCGTTAA
- a CDS encoding EboA domain-containing protein yields MSDLVKEKLREIITRHISPSEEAWLLQKAVAPPLELMTAFVSCPRFLPKRIVAPEEADEWTLSTEVPGFSITGWSLVRLARVWLLTQLDPSDKEVYVHHIETLFDTAEMNELVALYSALPLLSYPEQWLFRATDAVRSNMGFVFDAIALHNPYPEKYFSELAWNQLVLKTIFNDKPVYLIEGLENRANEKLALTLSDFAHERWAAGRSVPPGVWKLTSKFMNTTLLGDMQYLFESGRPEDRQAAALVCHEATFPSANYLLAKYSDLEKSVKSGQLTWADLEH; encoded by the coding sequence ATGTCAGACCTTGTCAAAGAAAAGCTCCGGGAAATAATCACCCGGCACATATCACCATCAGAAGAAGCCTGGCTATTGCAAAAAGCGGTAGCGCCCCCGCTGGAACTGATGACCGCATTTGTATCCTGCCCGCGATTTTTGCCCAAAAGAATTGTCGCCCCCGAAGAGGCAGATGAATGGACGCTCAGCACAGAAGTACCCGGATTTTCAATTACAGGATGGTCGTTGGTACGGCTTGCCCGGGTATGGCTTCTCACCCAGCTTGACCCTTCGGACAAGGAAGTGTATGTCCATCACATTGAAACCCTGTTTGACACGGCGGAAATGAATGAGCTTGTAGCGCTCTACTCAGCACTGCCCTTGCTCTCCTACCCCGAGCAGTGGCTGTTCAGGGCCACGGACGCGGTACGTTCCAACATGGGATTCGTGTTTGATGCGATTGCACTGCACAATCCTTATCCTGAAAAGTATTTCAGTGAACTTGCCTGGAACCAGCTGGTTTTGAAAACCATCTTCAACGACAAGCCCGTGTACCTGATTGAAGGTCTTGAAAACCGCGCCAATGAAAAGCTTGCCCTGACCCTGTCGGATTTTGCGCATGAACGTTGGGCAGCAGGCCGGTCTGTACCTCCCGGTGTGTGGAAGCTCACCAGCAAGTTTATGAACACCACGCTGCTCGGAGATATGCAGTACCTGTTTGAGTCGGGCCGGCCGGAAGACCGGCAGGCGGCGGCACTCGTATGCCATGAAGCCACATTTCCGTCGGCCAACTACCTGCTGGCGAAATATAGTGATCTCGAAAAATCTGTAAAATCCGGCCAGCTTACCTGGGCTGATCTTGAACATTGA
- a CDS encoding TatD family hydrolase: protein MCINHNETTTNPSHFEESEQAAAPATHQDIAWNDYRELIKGMRFFDPHIHMVSRTTDDYQAMHQAGIVALIEPAFWVGQPRTGLSSFKDYYSSLVGWERFRSSQFGIKHYCTMGLNSREANNEQLAEQVMEILPLYIYKEGVVGIGEIGFDDQTAAEEKYYRLQLELAKEARLPVQIHTPHRDKKKGTERSMAIAIEHGIDPSWVIVDHNNEETVKSVLDKGFWAAFTIYPFTKMGNERMVKVVEQYGPERIMINSAADWGISDPLAIPKTAALMKMRGISDEAIKLVTYTNAIEAFGKSGQIDVADFESGFSIDQSEKFYGNSILRGGQQPSPVKESILIR from the coding sequence ATGTGCATTAACCATAACGAAACCACCACCAATCCCTCGCATTTTGAAGAAAGCGAGCAGGCAGCTGCGCCAGCCACGCATCAGGATATTGCCTGGAATGATTACCGTGAGCTGATCAAAGGCATGCGCTTTTTCGATCCGCATATCCATATGGTATCGCGTACTACGGATGATTACCAGGCCATGCACCAGGCAGGGATCGTGGCATTGATCGAGCCGGCCTTCTGGGTTGGTCAGCCGCGCACGGGATTGTCCAGCTTCAAAGATTACTACAGCAGCCTGGTGGGATGGGAAAGGTTCCGGTCTTCACAGTTTGGCATCAAACATTACTGTACCATGGGCCTCAACTCCCGGGAAGCCAACAACGAGCAGCTGGCAGAGCAGGTAATGGAAATACTGCCGCTTTACATTTATAAAGAAGGCGTGGTAGGGATCGGCGAAATCGGCTTCGACGACCAGACAGCCGCTGAGGAAAAATACTACCGCCTGCAACTCGAACTCGCCAAGGAAGCCAGGCTGCCCGTGCAGATCCACACCCCCCATCGCGACAAGAAGAAAGGTACCGAGCGCAGCATGGCTATTGCTATCGAGCATGGGATCGATCCTTCGTGGGTGATTGTGGACCATAATAATGAAGAGACCGTCAAGAGCGTGCTGGATAAGGGATTCTGGGCTGCATTTACCATTTATCCGTTTACTAAAATGGGTAATGAAAGGATGGTGAAAGTAGTGGAACAGTACGGTCCTGAGCGGATTATGATCAACTCTGCTGCCGACTGGGGCATCTCTGATCCGCTGGCAATCCCGAAAACCGCGGCATTGATGAAAATGCGCGGCATTTCGGACGAGGCGATTAAACTGGTAACCTATACCAATGCCATTGAAGCTTTCGGTAAAAGCGGGCAGATCGACGTGGCGGATTTTGAATCGGGCTTTTCGATAGACCAGTCTGAAAAATTCTATGGTAACAGTATTCTGAGGGGAGGACAGCAGCCTTCTCCGGTTAAGGAATCCATTTTGATCCGTTAA
- the eboC gene encoding UbiA-like protein EboC (EboC, a homolog the polyprenyltransferase UbiA, belongs to system of proteins involved in the trafficking of precursor metabolites to an extracytoplasmic compartment so that the biosynthesis of certain natural products, such as scytonemin, can be completed.), translating to MGSIKPYLQLTRPANLVTAVSDILAGLAIAQFTFSDFNPALLVLSTLGLYGGGVVMNDVFDARLDAVERPERPIPSGRVPLPSAATMGIVLLLAGIGAAALFSINSGMIAVVVAMLTILYNRFAKHHVFLGPLTMGLCRGGNLILGMSAVPESFDRYGWIALLPIAYIFAITLISQDEVHGGKRRTLYIAALLYLLVLISQLLIAHGLGNLLFALPFVLLHAWLIGRPLWNAVQNPIGPLIGKAVKAGVISLIVMNASWCMAFGYWPLAFAVLALLPLSIGLGKAFAVT from the coding sequence GTGGGCAGCATCAAACCATACCTTCAGCTTACACGGCCTGCCAACCTGGTCACAGCGGTCTCCGACATTCTGGCCGGGCTTGCCATCGCCCAATTTACCTTTTCAGACTTCAACCCGGCACTGCTGGTACTGTCCACACTTGGCCTTTACGGGGGCGGGGTGGTCATGAACGATGTGTTCGATGCCCGGCTTGATGCGGTAGAGCGGCCCGAGCGGCCCATACCCAGCGGCAGGGTTCCGCTGCCATCAGCAGCTACCATGGGCATTGTGCTGCTCCTCGCCGGCATTGGTGCGGCAGCCCTGTTCAGTATCAACAGTGGTATGATCGCGGTGGTAGTAGCCATGCTGACGATCCTTTACAACCGTTTTGCCAAACACCATGTGTTCCTGGGCCCGCTTACGATGGGCCTCTGCCGGGGCGGCAACCTGATCCTCGGCATGAGCGCCGTACCCGAGTCTTTTGACCGGTACGGATGGATCGCACTCCTGCCTATTGCATACATTTTTGCAATCACCCTCATCAGCCAGGATGAAGTACACGGCGGCAAGCGCCGGACGCTTTACATTGCTGCATTGCTGTACCTGCTGGTGCTTATCAGCCAGCTCCTGATTGCCCACGGGTTGGGTAACCTGCTGTTTGCACTGCCTTTTGTACTGTTACATGCCTGGCTGATCGGCCGCCCCCTTTGGAATGCAGTACAAAACCCCATCGGTCCGCTGATCGGAAAAGCTGTGAAAGCAGGGGTGATCTCGCTGATCGTGATGAATGCATCGTGGTGCATGGCATTCGGGTACTGGCCGCTGGCTTTTGCGGTACTGGCCCTGCTTCCACTCTCTATCGGATTAGGAAAGGCATTTGCGGTTACATAG